A genomic window from Spiroplasma helicoides includes:
- a CDS encoding DNA translocase FtsK, with translation MNNFNDFGQNQNVTSEVDRTTAFNIQRKKRRPDSVAWIISALLLFFLNVMSIGRITVVGQLLDDIIFTLPFGWFKYFLYLIFFMVDFAIYFGIKFKAKKRFLAMVFITWIMFCWLISSILFIVAYKTESKDFVISHYWSKDIFTSSINSYWNHWKAHSFFGSETKDFLISSKDSYFTYYAGGGMFGTALAGVSSYLTIYGALLLNIFFLFVNMMWIFTGDPFFLFKPKHKRTGKRLRILSLKSRRDRQIINNAKSKKKGFGIFNVVNVNPESTLEERNVLISSNHPDITIELPSYLRNIESKPYSEVDEQFYNDDYSLPPEMPLDQRVPNNFENNFQNIRGRGYISQPTTYDFNNQQQYQNNQFQNSPIDNYDQHLNNNQNNYYQDMGAFSQNGYNNEDNYPKNNFQENFISGEPKNIISPRRQQIVNTEKTVSNLDLPSSIYGQNVTTEAARKRFDKQTKITPHGVKGETIEFVKSLKKEKLVKDGEYLATETVENDGAIQSTIDDFVTNDLIQKEHLKPVVEDNYISPLEGIARSSIYGNAQYSRHTPTLNNITLNTNNAVEKSVIVNSRYVLPPLDILNEDLSGEAEYEHLNQEALQMELNINKVFNQFGVNAKVVNKSIGPSFTKFEVQPGPGTKVNSIINLENDLKLALASNNVRLEAPIQGKSAVGIEIPNSHSIIVPLRSVIEKPPIKKIGSKLLFAIGKTATGELLFGELDKAPHLLVAGSTGSGKSVMINGIISSIILRAKPHEVKLLLIDPKKVELSTYSSIPHLLAPVISDMSLANSALKKVINEMDRRYALMQKAGVRNIETYNNNMNDQAKKFPYYVVIIDELADLMSTQNKKDVEESIKRITQMARAAGIHLIVATQRPSTDVITGVIKSNIPSRISFAVASSIDSRTILDSVGAEKLIGKGDLLYLPPLTSITTRAQGCYISDEEIDRLVKYCANQQQQDFDEEFLKMEDEYNDNFNNVGGQKDPMFEEIKAYVISVQKASTSLIQRKFSIGYNRAAKIIDELEAYGVIGPQNGAKPRDVYIKNEGFYQ, from the coding sequence ATGAATAATTTTAATGATTTTGGGCAAAATCAGAATGTTACAAGTGAAGTTGATAGAACAACTGCTTTTAATATTCAAAGAAAAAAAAGAAGACCAGATTCTGTAGCATGAATTATTTCTGCTCTTTTGTTGTTCTTTTTAAATGTTATGTCTATTGGGAGAATTACAGTTGTTGGTCAATTATTAGATGACATAATTTTTACATTACCATTTGGCTGATTTAAGTATTTTTTATACTTAATATTTTTTATGGTTGATTTTGCAATTTATTTCGGGATAAAATTTAAGGCAAAAAAACGTTTTTTAGCAATGGTCTTTATAACTTGGATAATGTTTTGTTGATTAATATCTTCAATTCTATTTATAGTTGCATATAAAACTGAGTCTAAGGATTTTGTAATTTCCCATTATTGAAGTAAAGATATATTTACTTCTTCTATTAATTCATATTGAAATCATTGAAAAGCACACTCATTTTTTGGATCAGAAACAAAAGACTTTTTAATTTCAAGCAAAGATAGTTATTTTACATATTATGCTGGAGGAGGAATGTTTGGAACAGCCTTAGCGGGTGTCTCTAGTTATTTAACAATATATGGTGCATTGCTACTTAACATATTTTTCTTATTTGTCAATATGATGTGAATATTTACAGGAGACCCATTTTTCTTGTTCAAACCTAAACATAAAAGAACAGGTAAAAGATTGAGAATATTATCTTTAAAAAGTAGAAGAGATAGACAAATAATAAATAATGCTAAATCTAAGAAAAAAGGTTTTGGTATTTTCAATGTTGTTAACGTTAATCCAGAAAGTACTTTAGAAGAAAGAAATGTTTTAATATCGTCAAATCATCCAGATATAACAATTGAATTGCCAAGCTATTTAAGAAATATTGAAAGTAAACCTTACAGTGAGGTTGACGAGCAATTTTACAACGATGATTATTCATTACCACCGGAAATGCCTCTAGATCAAAGAGTTCCAAATAACTTTGAAAACAATTTCCAAAACATTAGGGGAAGAGGATACATTAGTCAGCCAACTACTTATGATTTTAATAATCAACAACAATATCAAAACAATCAATTCCAAAATAGTCCTATTGATAATTATGACCAACACTTAAACAACAATCAAAACAATTATTACCAGGATATGGGTGCCTTTTCTCAAAATGGATACAATAATGAGGACAACTATCCAAAAAATAATTTTCAAGAAAACTTTATTTCAGGAGAACCAAAAAATATTATTAGTCCAAGAAGACAGCAAATAGTTAATACTGAAAAAACGGTTTCAAATCTTGACCTTCCGTCATCAATTTATGGTCAAAATGTAACTACTGAGGCTGCAAGAAAAAGATTTGACAAACAAACTAAAATTACACCACATGGTGTAAAGGGCGAAACAATTGAGTTTGTAAAAAGCTTAAAAAAAGAAAAACTTGTAAAAGATGGCGAATATTTGGCGACAGAAACTGTTGAGAATGACGGTGCAATACAAAGTACAATAGATGATTTTGTAACAAACGATTTAATCCAAAAAGAACATTTAAAACCAGTAGTAGAAGATAATTATATTTCACCTCTTGAGGGAATTGCAAGGTCATCAATATATGGTAATGCTCAATATTCAAGACACACTCCAACATTAAACAATATAACTCTTAACACAAATAATGCTGTTGAAAAGTCTGTTATTGTTAATAGTAGGTATGTATTACCACCTTTAGATATTTTGAATGAAGATTTATCAGGTGAAGCAGAATATGAACACTTGAATCAAGAAGCTTTGCAAATGGAATTGAACATTAATAAAGTTTTTAACCAATTTGGTGTTAATGCTAAGGTTGTTAATAAAAGTATTGGACCAAGTTTTACAAAATTTGAAGTTCAACCTGGACCAGGGACTAAGGTTAATAGCATTATAAATTTAGAAAATGATTTAAAATTAGCTTTAGCTAGCAACAACGTTAGATTAGAAGCTCCTATTCAAGGAAAATCTGCTGTTGGAATAGAAATTCCGAATAGTCATTCAATAATTGTTCCTTTACGATCTGTTATAGAAAAACCACCAATAAAAAAAATAGGTTCAAAACTATTGTTCGCAATTGGTAAGACAGCTACAGGTGAATTACTATTTGGAGAATTAGATAAAGCACCACACTTACTAGTTGCTGGTTCTACTGGAAGTGGTAAATCTGTTATGATTAATGGAATAATATCTTCAATAATTTTAAGAGCAAAACCTCATGAAGTTAAGTTGTTATTGATTGACCCAAAAAAAGTAGAACTTTCAACTTACTCATCTATTCCACATTTGCTTGCTCCAGTAATTAGTGATATGAGTCTTGCTAACTCAGCACTAAAAAAAGTTATAAATGAAATGGATAGACGTTATGCATTAATGCAAAAAGCTGGAGTTAGAAATATTGAAACTTACAATAACAATATGAATGATCAAGCAAAAAAATTCCCATATTATGTAGTTATTATCGATGAGCTTGCTGACTTGATGAGTACACAAAACAAAAAAGATGTGGAAGAATCAATTAAGAGAATAACTCAAATGGCTAGAGCGGCTGGTATTCATTTGATAGTGGCTACTCAAAGACCATCAACAGATGTAATTACAGGAGTTATTAAATCAAACATTCCTTCAAGAATAAGTTTTGCAGTTGCAAGTTCAATCGATTCAAGGACTATACTTGATTCTGTTGGTGCTGAAAAGTTAATTGGTAAAGGTGATTTGTTATATTTACCACCACTTACTTCTATAACAACTAGAGCTCAAGGATGTTACATTAGTGACGAAGAGATTGATAGATTAGTTAAGTATTGCGCTAATCAACAGCAGCAAGATTTTGATGAAGAGTTTTTAAAAATGGAAGATGAATACAATGATAATTTCAACAATGTTGGAGGTCAAAAAGATCCAATGTTTGAAGAAATTAAAGCATATGTAATATCGGTTCAAAAAGCTTCAACAAGTTTAATTCAAAGAAAATTTTCAATCGGTTATAATAGAGCCGCAAAAATAATTGATGAATTAGAAGCTTACGGAGTTATTGGTCCTCAAAATGGTGCAAAACCAAGAGATGTGTACATCAAAAACGAAGGATTTTATCAATAA
- the uvrC gene encoding excinuclease ABC subunit UvrC, which produces MSVESQLKSLPEKAGCYLYFNKDKKVIYVGKAKNLKKRVSSYFNKAHDIKTTKLVRDIDSLETIITANEKESLLLEQNLIKKYKPRYNVILNDDKQYPYIAVTNEKDPQYIYIRNYNPNNKLSFGPLPDGTSARKILRTLERIYPLRRCKGNLGEPCIYFHINQCSGACFKDVEKSYYDQQIQKIDNFFAGKSNDVKEQLEQKMFQAAENLQFEEAQRIKEIIEHLEFTTTEQDVDLNDSLNRDVFSYYEMDGYICFTTLFYRAGKLSLKNNEILKNEGQDLSELFKSYITQIYTKNIIPDYIVIPSEIDITDLELLFGNKLINEKEKNSERLLKLAKENATEFLFQKIHYSQNSKITKEEILIQLQELIKLDSFPYQIEMYDVANIANEYVTGAVVVFKNGVVSKNDFRKYNIEIDDEGDYQRMMEMIKRRYQKIIDSKEKWADLIIMDGGIIQVHAAKRALESLNISIPVIGLVKNDKHKTEYLLNLEEEKVSIDKSSDLFKLLENFQLRVHNYAISGFRRRQSKGLLKEEILTKVKGLGDVKVRSLYDKFLSIENMKKASFEELQEVIKNQNLTKKVIEYLKEIK; this is translated from the coding sequence ATGAGTGTAGAAAGTCAGTTAAAATCTTTACCAGAAAAAGCAGGTTGTTATTTGTATTTTAATAAAGATAAAAAAGTTATATATGTTGGAAAGGCTAAAAATTTAAAAAAAAGAGTAAGTTCTTATTTTAATAAAGCACATGATATTAAAACTACCAAACTTGTCAGAGATATTGATAGTTTAGAAACAATTATTACAGCTAATGAAAAAGAATCACTTTTATTAGAACAAAATCTTATCAAAAAATACAAACCAAGATACAATGTTATTTTAAATGACGATAAACAATATCCATATATAGCAGTTACTAATGAGAAAGATCCGCAATATATTTATATAAGAAATTATAATCCAAATAACAAATTATCATTTGGACCATTACCTGACGGAACTAGCGCTAGAAAAATTTTGAGAACCTTAGAAAGAATTTATCCTTTAAGAAGATGTAAGGGCAATTTGGGTGAACCTTGTATTTACTTTCACATCAATCAATGTAGTGGAGCATGTTTCAAAGATGTTGAAAAATCTTATTATGATCAACAAATACAAAAAATTGATAATTTTTTTGCAGGTAAATCTAACGATGTAAAAGAACAATTAGAGCAAAAAATGTTTCAAGCAGCAGAAAACCTTCAGTTTGAAGAAGCGCAAAGGATTAAGGAAATAATAGAACATTTAGAGTTTACAACAACAGAACAAGATGTTGACTTAAATGATAGTTTAAATAGAGATGTATTTAGTTATTATGAAATGGATGGATATATTTGTTTCACAACTCTTTTTTATAGGGCTGGTAAGCTAAGTTTGAAAAATAATGAAATTTTAAAAAATGAGGGTCAAGATTTAAGTGAGTTGTTTAAAAGCTATATCACTCAAATATACACAAAAAATATTATTCCCGATTATATAGTTATTCCAAGTGAAATAGATATAACTGATTTAGAATTATTATTTGGTAATAAATTAATTAATGAAAAAGAAAAAAATTCAGAAAGACTTTTAAAACTTGCAAAAGAAAATGCAACCGAGTTTTTATTTCAAAAAATTCATTATAGTCAAAATTCTAAAATAACAAAAGAAGAAATTTTGATTCAATTGCAAGAGCTAATAAAGTTAGATAGTTTTCCTTATCAAATTGAAATGTATGATGTTGCAAATATTGCTAATGAATATGTTACAGGAGCTGTTGTAGTATTTAAAAATGGTGTTGTAAGTAAAAACGATTTTAGAAAATATAACATAGAAATTGATGATGAAGGAGATTATCAAAGAATGATGGAAATGATTAAAAGAAGATATCAAAAAATAATTGATAGTAAAGAAAAGTGAGCAGACTTGATAATTATGGATGGGGGCATAATTCAAGTTCATGCAGCCAAAAGGGCTTTAGAGAGTTTAAATATAAGTATTCCGGTAATTGGTTTGGTTAAAAATGATAAACATAAAACTGAGTATCTTCTAAATTTAGAAGAAGAAAAAGTCTCTATAGATAAAAGTTCTGATTTATTTAAACTTTTAGAGAACTTTCAATTAAGAGTACATAACTATGCTATAAGTGGATTTAGAAGGCGTCAGTCAAAAGGTTTACTTAAAGAAGAAATTTTAACAAAAGTCAAAGGTTTAGGTGATGTTAAAGTTAGATCTTTATATGACAAATTTTTATCAATTGAAAATATGAAAAAAGCAAGTTTTGAAGAACTTCAAGAAGTTATAAAAAATCAAAATTTAACTAAAAAAGTCATAGAATATTTAAAAGAAATAAAATAA
- a CDS encoding MATE family efflux transporter, translating into MDKDIDKVEKETSSSVNNLGKVNKKTKKQSKSDKALHTLEPFAKIKTPFWKVDEAKDIFGMAVPIFVQLLFSVLISQINLVAINHYKDGSYAEASAKAILAYNTLQFIPSLIATGTIIVSGNLIGQGRKDEVSKVVVTGLLVNLAIMVTIFTFVEIFSDQIVKLVEANDGKPIRDLATGEILETNELTYVSTYYRFTNMYLVSMSVFQVFVAGLQAFKKSKIVTIGTICANVLDLVLISIILYATNIPPVYSALVWFCTGVFQIVFMMVMNFKYINFKINRGNQISKIFAIETLRTGLPITIEMGVWNLCNFGTTTAISRLVPSGADNSWIVLHRNANSIGQYSQAFIQAIGTVTAVFVSRKIGERDKQGAYEIAINCWKAAIYATLAANILMMAASYPVLELLGSQGKSWPWGVILLAVFSIKILFDTVNMTLLRALWSVGDLWYPIFVSFITMGIGMVALPYIVVSGLRIMEGWGLIFIYVGIIADPLMRSVVYFFRWTKGKWQKYIHIVE; encoded by the coding sequence ATGGATAAAGATATTGACAAAGTCGAAAAAGAAACATCAAGTAGCGTAAATAACTTAGGAAAAGTAAACAAAAAAACAAAAAAACAAAGCAAATCTGATAAAGCATTACATACTTTAGAACCTTTTGCAAAAATTAAAACTCCTTTTTGAAAAGTTGATGAAGCAAAAGATATATTTGGAATGGCGGTGCCAATTTTTGTTCAACTTTTATTTTCAGTTTTGATATCACAAATTAATTTAGTAGCTATAAATCATTATAAAGATGGTTCATATGCTGAAGCTTCTGCTAAAGCGATTTTGGCTTATAATACACTGCAATTCATACCAAGCTTAATTGCAACAGGTACTATAATAGTTTCTGGTAACTTGATTGGACAAGGTAGAAAAGATGAAGTATCTAAGGTTGTTGTTACTGGACTTTTGGTTAATCTAGCTATAATGGTAACGATTTTTACATTTGTTGAAATTTTTAGTGATCAAATTGTAAAACTTGTTGAGGCAAATGACGGTAAACCTATAAGAGATTTGGCAACAGGAGAAATACTAGAAACCAATGAATTGACATATGTATCAACATACTATAGATTTACAAATATGTATTTAGTCTCAATGTCTGTTTTCCAAGTTTTTGTAGCTGGTTTACAAGCTTTTAAAAAAAGTAAAATAGTTACAATTGGAACAATTTGTGCTAACGTTTTAGATTTAGTTTTAATTTCTATAATACTATATGCAACAAACATTCCACCTGTATATAGTGCTCTAGTTTGATTTTGTACAGGGGTATTTCAAATTGTTTTCATGATGGTGATGAACTTCAAATACATAAACTTTAAAATTAATAGAGGAAATCAAATTAGCAAGATCTTTGCTATTGAAACTTTAAGAACAGGCTTACCAATAACTATTGAAATGGGTGTTTGAAATTTATGTAATTTTGGTACAACCACAGCTATTTCAAGATTAGTGCCATCGGGCGCAGACAACTCATGAATTGTTTTACACAGAAATGCCAATAGTATTGGGCAGTACTCCCAAGCATTTATTCAAGCAATTGGTACTGTAACAGCGGTTTTTGTTTCACGAAAAATTGGAGAAAGAGATAAACAAGGAGCATATGAAATTGCAATAAATTGCTGAAAAGCCGCCATCTATGCGACTTTAGCTGCCAACATTTTAATGATGGCAGCTAGTTATCCAGTACTAGAATTATTGGGATCACAAGGTAAATCATGACCTTGAGGAGTTATTTTACTAGCAGTTTTCTCAATAAAAATATTATTTGATACAGTAAATATGACACTCCTTAGAGCATTGTGAAGTGTTGGAGATTTATGATATCCAATATTTGTATCCTTTATAACAATGGGTATTGGGATGGTTGCTCTTCCATATATTGTTGTTTCAGGATTACGAATAATGGAAGGTTGGGGACTAATATTTATTTATGTAGGTATAATTGCTGACCCATTAATGAGATCAGTTGTTTATTTCTTTAGATGAACTAAGGGAAAATGACAAAAATATATTCATATCGTAGAATAA
- the greA gene encoding transcription elongation factor GreA, with product MEKDIILTNEGLQELQEELNHLINVVRPQVIEELVEARAQGDLSENADYDAARNRQAEIEARIKEVETMISKAKIIEEDANANKKTGEVKLGSTVTFTNKKTNKQLKIKIVGGIEADPFEGKISNESPLAKALLGKKVGDTMEVRELKEPYKVEINVVE from the coding sequence ATGGAAAAAGACATAATTTTAACCAACGAAGGACTACAAGAATTACAAGAAGAATTAAATCATTTAATTAATGTAGTTAGACCACAAGTAATTGAAGAACTTGTAGAAGCGCGTGCACAAGGGGACTTATCTGAGAATGCAGATTATGATGCTGCTAGAAATAGACAAGCAGAAATTGAAGCTAGAATCAAAGAAGTTGAAACAATGATTTCAAAAGCAAAAATCATTGAAGAAGATGCGAATGCAAACAAAAAAACAGGGGAAGTTAAACTTGGAAGTACAGTTACTTTTACTAACAAAAAAACTAATAAACAATTAAAAATTAAAATTGTAGGTGGAATTGAAGCAGATCCTTTTGAAGGAAAAATTTCAAATGAGTCTCCATTGGCAAAAGCTTTACTTGGTAAAAAAGTAGGAGACACAATGGAAGTTCGTGAATTGAAAGAGCCTTACAAAGTAGAAATAAATGTTGTTGAATAA
- a CDS encoding LemA family protein: protein MLTPNIESTINENANKKPNRSGIGAFFWYFLFIFIIPLFVHISYINSLKKLNVKVDEAESGIDVQLKKRRDTLLKLMDAVKGSIKFEKETLTTVTAMRTGVGIEGMIQNTKTLDAIQKGINVQIENYPDLKSNALVGQLMSATEEIEDNIAAARRIYNSNASIFNQEINVWPKNNAACSLKYVTKYFFEITEEDRQDVKIDF, encoded by the coding sequence ATGTTAACACCAAATATAGAATCAACCATTAATGAGAATGCTAATAAAAAACCAAATAGAAGTGGAATAGGGGCATTCTTTTGATATTTTTTATTCATTTTTATCATTCCACTATTTGTACATATTAGTTATATAAATAGTTTAAAAAAATTAAATGTAAAAGTTGATGAAGCTGAATCAGGAATTGATGTACAACTTAAAAAGAGAAGAGATACATTACTAAAATTAATGGATGCTGTAAAAGGAAGCATCAAATTTGAAAAAGAAACATTAACAACTGTAACTGCAATGAGAACAGGAGTTGGTATTGAAGGAATGATCCAAAATACTAAAACTCTTGACGCTATACAAAAAGGTATAAATGTTCAAATTGAGAATTACCCTGATTTAAAATCAAATGCACTGGTAGGGCAACTAATGTCAGCAACAGAAGAAATTGAAGATAATATTGCTGCAGCTAGAAGAATTTATAATTCTAATGCAAGTATTTTTAATCAAGAAATTAATGTTTGACCTAAAAACAATGCAGCTTGTTCACTTAAATATGTAACTAAATATTTCTTTGAAATAACTGAAGAAGATAGACAAGATGTTAAAATAGATTTTTAA
- a CDS encoding LemA family protein, whose amino-acid sequence MIAPKQDSVSINSDAGKKPKRNFLGILVWYLGFLILIPLFVHIANINSIKKLKIKISESEANIDTQLMRRRDTMLKLIEEVKGSIKFEKETLTTITAMRTGAGIEQSMKNASFLNSLQKNINVQIENYPNLKTNELIRGLMQTTEEIESSIAFTRTEYNQSVSLFNQKINTYPNNQAAAALKCKNIAFFEIADWDRDDVTVGF is encoded by the coding sequence ATGATTGCACCAAAACAAGATTCTGTAAGTATAAATAGTGATGCTGGCAAAAAACCCAAAAGAAATTTTTTGGGTATATTGGTTTGATATTTAGGTTTTTTAATATTAATACCTTTATTTGTACACATTGCCAATATCAACTCAATTAAAAAATTAAAAATAAAAATTAGTGAGTCAGAAGCAAATATCGACACTCAATTAATGAGAAGAAGAGATACAATGCTTAAATTAATAGAAGAAGTTAAAGGTAGCATAAAATTTGAAAAAGAAACTTTAACTACAATAACAGCTATGAGAACTGGAGCTGGAATTGAACAAAGTATGAAAAATGCAAGTTTTCTTAATAGCTTACAAAAAAATATAAATGTACAGATTGAAAACTACCCAAATTTAAAAACAAATGAACTTATAAGAGGTTTGATGCAAACCACAGAAGAAATTGAAAGTTCAATCGCATTTACCAGAACAGAATACAATCAATCTGTTAGTTTATTCAATCAAAAAATTAACACATACCCAAATAACCAAGCAGCTGCAGCATTAAAATGTAAAAATATTGCATTTTTTGAAATCGCAGATTGAGATAGAGATGACGTTACAGTAGGATTTTAA
- the rsmI gene encoding 16S rRNA (cytidine(1402)-2'-O)-methyltransferase — MNRVREKQMIKIQKTFKNDSPIIYVVGTPIGNLSDFSYRAIDTLNNVDEIYCEDTRTSQALLKQYNIKNNLISLHKYNEISKVDEVANKLMSRNKIALISDAGVPCISDPGAKFLSLLSEKEINFSVCPVNCGPAYVHAIIMSRFFSQKHIFLGFLEKKVEKIKEDIKSTISNNKETIVVFYESVHRIKSTISILKTILDSNAKIAVAREITKVNEEIVIGNIVEVNDFISSDEFILKGEFVVVIDNKACLNEVKVNIESAMIKINELIKKGVSKKEAIKTIATALGINKNELYDFFHKK, encoded by the coding sequence ATGAATAGAGTTAGAGAAAAACAAATGATTAAAATACAAAAAACTTTTAAAAATGATAGTCCTATAATTTATGTTGTTGGCACCCCCATAGGTAATCTTAGTGACTTCTCTTATAGAGCAATCGATACGCTAAATAATGTAGATGAAATATATTGTGAAGATACAAGAACAAGCCAGGCATTGTTAAAACAATATAATATTAAAAACAATTTAATCTCTTTGCATAAATATAATGAGATAAGCAAAGTAGATGAAGTGGCTAATAAATTAATGAGCAGAAATAAAATTGCTTTAATAAGTGATGCTGGTGTTCCTTGCATTTCTGATCCAGGAGCTAAGTTTTTGAGTCTTTTATCAGAAAAAGAAATAAATTTTTCTGTATGTCCTGTAAACTGTGGTCCGGCTTATGTTCATGCAATTATAATGAGCAGATTTTTTAGCCAAAAACATATTTTTTTAGGTTTTTTAGAAAAAAAAGTGGAAAAAATAAAAGAAGATATAAAAAGTACAATTAGTAATAACAAAGAAACAATAGTAGTGTTTTATGAATCTGTTCATAGAATTAAAAGTACAATTAGTATACTAAAAACAATTTTGGATTCAAACGCAAAAATTGCTGTTGCCAGGGAAATAACTAAGGTAAATGAAGAAATAGTAATAGGTAATATTGTTGAGGTTAATGATTTTATTTCTTCTGATGAATTCATCCTAAAAGGTGAATTTGTTGTTGTTATTGACAATAAAGCTTGTTTAAATGAAGTTAAAGTAAATATTGAATCAGCTATGATAAAAATAAATGAGCTTATTAAAAAGGGCGTTTCGAAAAAAGAAGCTATTAAAACAATAGCCACCGCTCTAGGTATCAATAAAAATGAACTTTATGATTTTTTTCATAAAAAATAA
- a CDS encoding ribosomal-processing cysteine protease Prp, protein MVFAKIYFKDQTINKIEINGHANFAKYGNDLVCAGITAIVNGALNGFDQIFKNEVELNVLENLVTIEIKKSTEYVKNVISFLLIQLKTIEVQYPKNFKIEEVF, encoded by the coding sequence ATGGTTTTTGCAAAAATTTATTTTAAAGATCAAACTATTAATAAAATAGAGATTAATGGTCATGCTAATTTTGCAAAATATGGTAATGATCTAGTTTGTGCCGGTATAACAGCCATAGTTAATGGTGCACTGAATGGTTTCGACCAAATCTTTAAAAATGAAGTAGAACTAAATGTTTTAGAAAATTTAGTAACTATTGAAATAAAAAAAAGTACTGAATATGTAAAAAATGTTATAAGTTTTTTGTTAATACAACTAAAGACAATAGAAGTTCAGTATCCAAAAAATTTTAAAATAGAGGAGGTGTTCTAA
- the rpmA gene encoding 50S ribosomal protein L27 — translation MRFLLGLQYFASKKGVGSTKNGRDSESKRLGAKKADGQFAKAGSIIFRQRGTKIHPGNNVGRGGDDTLFALVSGIVKFERFGKNRTRAIVVPQEISK, via the coding sequence ATGAGATTTTTATTAGGTTTACAGTATTTTGCTTCTAAAAAAGGAGTGGGATCAACTAAAAACGGAAGAGATTCTGAATCAAAACGTTTAGGTGCTAAAAAAGCTGATGGTCAATTTGCTAAAGCGGGATCAATAATTTTCAGACAAAGAGGAACAAAAATTCATCCTGGTAATAATGTTGGTAGAGGTGGAGATGACACTTTATTTGCATTAGTTTCAGGTATTGTTAAGTTTGAAAGATTTGGTAAAAACAGAACAAGAGCTATTGTTGTACCACAAGAAATTTCTAAATAA